The genome window GCCCGATGCAGTCAAAGGTAAAGAAATAGGAGTTAGGGCCTATCAACCCCGGGAAAGCACAGCGGAGTATGTCGCCTCCCGGACGCTGCCCCATGATTGATTCTCAAGTTCCGCCAAGGTTAGTTGTGATCAAGGGCCGCTTCTCAATCTATGGAAGCGGCTTTTGCCTTGCCGGGAAGATAGTCCTGATCACGGCAGGATACAGTCACAGCGGCAACAAGTATTAGGTAAGAAAGAGGATTTTGGGGGAGGTGCCAAGGGACATGAACACCTTTGAGGTTATCGTAGTTGGCGGGGGAACGGCCGGGACCACCGCAGCCATCGCTGCAGCCCGGCGGGGACAGAAGACACTGTTAATTGAAAGGTCGGGAGCCTTGGGCGGAAGTTCAACCCTAAGCCTTGTCACTCCGTTAATGGACAATCACTTGGCTGGACAGCCGCTCAATCGGGGACTCAACTTGGAGATTATTTCCAGGTATCAAGAATCGGTGGATTCAACGGGTCCCGAGGAGGCCAGCTGGTTTGATCCGCTGCTCTTGGCGACGGTTCTGGAGTCGATGGTTTTGGAAGCAGGAGTCACAGTGTTGTATGACGCTGTCGTCAGTGGAGTGGAGTTGGTTAGTGGTGAGATCCTTACCCTTCAGGTAGCAACCCGCGGCGGGGTGCTGCCCATTGCTGGCAGGACGATCATCGATGCCACCGGTGATGCAGTGGTGGCTCGGATGGCCAATTGTCCCGTCCAAATAGGAAATGAAACCGGGCAGAACCAGCCCATGAGCCTTCGGTTTATCCTGGGCAACGTAGACAAACATGCCGTTGCCCAAGCCTTTGGGGCTATCGGGGTAGAGGTTTCCTATCCCCGATTTCACGTGGGCTTTCATGAGGCTAAGGACAGCCCTATGGGCCCCTGGGTCCAGAAGGGGATAGACGCCGGTGTCCTTGCTCCCGATGATCTGGGGTACTTCCAGTTCTTCTCCTTGTTGGGTCGTCGCCATTCCCTAGCCTTTAACTGCCCCCGGTTGTCAGGGTTTGCCGCCCTTGACCCTTGGCAGATAAGTAGAGCCTATGGAGTGGGACGGCAGAAAATCCAGCGCATCGTCAGGTTCCTGCGGGAGTTTGTTCCAGGCTTTGCTGAGGCTGAGATCACCAACGTGGCGTCTTTAATCGGGATCCGGGAGTCTGTTCGAATTGTCGGGGAGTACACCTTGACGGAGGATGATTACTTCTCAGCCCGGCGCTTTGCCGATGGTATCTGCCTTAACCGCTATCCCATCGACATCCACCACCCGTCGGGGGTAGGCACCACCCTCAAGTACCTACCGGAGGGAGTCTATCACGAGATACCCTACCGTTGCCTGTTGCCCCAAGGGGTGAAGAATCTCTTGGTTACGGGACGTTGTATTTCCGCCTCCTTTGCTGCCCACGCGGCCATCCGCATTATTCCCAACTGCCGCACCCTGGGGGAAGCTGCGGGAATTGCCGCAGCGATTGCTAATGCCGCGGGAAAATCGGTGAAGGAGATTGATGGAGCGGAAGTTAGAGCGCAAATGGAGCTGTAATGGGC of Bacillota bacterium contains these proteins:
- a CDS encoding FAD-dependent oxidoreductase; the protein is MNTFEVIVVGGGTAGTTAAIAAARRGQKTLLIERSGALGGSSTLSLVTPLMDNHLAGQPLNRGLNLEIISRYQESVDSTGPEEASWFDPLLLATVLESMVLEAGVTVLYDAVVSGVELVSGEILTLQVATRGGVLPIAGRTIIDATGDAVVARMANCPVQIGNETGQNQPMSLRFILGNVDKHAVAQAFGAIGVEVSYPRFHVGFHEAKDSPMGPWVQKGIDAGVLAPDDLGYFQFFSLLGRRHSLAFNCPRLSGFAALDPWQISRAYGVGRQKIQRIVRFLREFVPGFAEAEITNVASLIGIRESVRIVGEYTLTEDDYFSARRFADGICLNRYPIDIHHPSGVGTTLKYLPEGVYHEIPYRCLLPQGVKNLLVTGRCISASFAAHAAIRIIPNCRTLGEAAGIAAAIANAAGKSVKEIDGAEVRAQMEL